In the uncultured Methanobacterium sp. genome, one interval contains:
- the mptA gene encoding GTP cyclohydrolase MptA: MEPPCLPDTQEKLPTIPVHLTRVGVKGVKKLLKIERDSKRPIVLLPTFDAFVDLPSTQRGIHMSRNPEAISHVLEEAVEDNAMEVESLCAEIVSLLLEKHKYAKRAEVSMKSDFMIMKKSPVTQHKTQEMVNIMADAIGYRTKEGVVIRKMIGAEVVGMTVCPCAQETVKESSKQKLLKFLDEETTEKVLETVTFASHNQRGRGSIMIEVPAQQTIRGEDIIKIIEDSMSSYVCELLKRPDEHAVVVNAHEHPMFVEDCVRHMIQKIVKEFSHLPDDTLITVQQVNEESIHRHNAFAEKVATMGELKAEIKNGGGN, from the coding sequence TTGGAACCACCGTGTTTACCTGATACCCAGGAAAAGTTACCTACCATCCCCGTACACCTCACCAGAGTAGGGGTGAAAGGGGTTAAAAAACTCTTAAAGATCGAAAGGGATAGTAAAAGGCCGATTGTTCTTTTACCCACCTTCGATGCCTTTGTGGATCTGCCCAGCACTCAAAGAGGCATCCACATGTCACGCAACCCAGAAGCCATTAGCCACGTCTTAGAGGAAGCTGTAGAAGACAATGCAATGGAAGTAGAGTCGTTATGTGCTGAGATAGTGAGTTTACTACTTGAAAAGCACAAATACGCCAAGCGGGCCGAGGTCAGTATGAAGAGTGACTTCATGATCATGAAGAAGTCGCCGGTGACCCAACACAAAACCCAGGAAATGGTGAACATAATGGCGGATGCCATTGGTTACCGTACCAAGGAAGGAGTGGTCATTCGGAAGATGATCGGAGCAGAAGTAGTGGGGATGACTGTATGTCCCTGCGCCCAGGAAACTGTGAAGGAAAGCTCTAAACAGAAGCTTCTGAAATTTTTAGATGAAGAGACCACTGAAAAAGTCCTGGAAACTGTCACCTTCGCATCCCACAATCAAAGGGGTAGGGGAAGTATCATGATTGAAGTACCCGCCCAGCAGACAATCAGGGGTGAAGATATTATCAAGATAATTGAAGACTCCATGAGCTCCTATGTCTGTGAACTTTTGAAAAGACCCGATGAACATGCAGTTGTGGTTAATGCCCACGAGCATCCCATGTTCGTGGAAGACTGCGTAAGGCATATGATACAGAAGATTGTGAAAGAATTCTCCCACCTACCCGATGACACCCTGATCACTGTTCAACAGGTTAACGAGGAGAGTATTCACCGTCACAATGCATTCGCAGAAAAGGTAGCTACTATGGGTGAACTTAAAGCAGAAATAAAAAATGGTGGAGGAAACTAA
- a CDS encoding DUF2100 domain-containing protein: protein MDKLRFKQAQTLLKEAGQSKKSTEKLKTPTEGIVDSVAYAEILNNIIKTEEFIYSSRPSHKLLQEDAEEFCSQLIDIRNKIDDILVDFGVLEKENVEEEVKRLSEKFILLTSKGNFKKILTRWGVEPLRIVVAGVPLEAEDMRILNPKIPETALEPIKKKISHVKNDINRKMEQFDVQEILVVVENDKSGEILAKRAEDIYGARVMSRDSLKDTNILEFQKALE, encoded by the coding sequence ATGGATAAGCTCAGGTTCAAACAGGCCCAAACACTTCTTAAAGAAGCAGGTCAATCCAAGAAAAGTACTGAAAAATTAAAAACCCCTACAGAAGGCATTGTTGATTCAGTTGCCTATGCTGAGATTTTAAACAACATTATAAAGACCGAAGAATTCATTTACTCCAGCAGACCATCCCATAAACTACTTCAGGAAGATGCTGAAGAATTCTGCAGCCAATTAATAGACATTAGAAATAAAATTGATGATATTCTGGTAGATTTCGGTGTTTTGGAAAAGGAAAATGTTGAAGAGGAAGTTAAACGGCTTTCAGAAAAATTCATCCTGCTCACAAGTAAGGGAAACTTCAAAAAGATATTAACCCGCTGGGGAGTTGAACCCTTGAGAATAGTTGTGGCAGGGGTGCCCCTGGAAGCAGAGGACATGCGTATTCTCAACCCTAAAATTCCTGAAACCGCACTTGAACCCATAAAAAAGAAAATATCCCATGTTAAAAATGATATTAATCGTAAAATGGAACAATTTGATGTGCAGGAGATTTTAGTGGTGGTCGAAAATGACAAATCCGGAGAGATCCTGGCAAAACGAGCTGAAGATATTTATGGTGCCAGAGTCATGTCCAGGGACAGTTTAAAAGACACAAATATCCTTGAATTCCAAAAAGCACTAGAATGA